Proteins co-encoded in one Pyxidicoccus xibeiensis genomic window:
- a CDS encoding DMT family transporter — MTRTTGFLVVALSGACFGALGVFAGLAYAAGADAASLLFLRFTLAGLILAGAMGVRRQRLPSRKMLLSLIGLGAVFYVSEAGAYFVALQHAPAGLVALLLYSFPALVALLQRFFFHERLGRVKWLAVAMALGGTVLTADLSQGGAKPLGVMLGLLSALLYAVYVVLSAKVAGQAGPLASSTIILCSAGASLGLLVLARGPAFPTTATGWGAVVALALVSTVAAVLLFFVGMARIGPVNTSLVSTMEPLTAVVLSAIFLGERLSTRQMLGGLLILTAAVMLARADASQPEAAGPTKGGPSPGTAGPG; from the coding sequence ATGACTCGCACCACCGGCTTCCTCGTCGTTGCCCTCTCCGGAGCGTGCTTCGGCGCGCTCGGCGTATTCGCGGGCCTGGCCTACGCGGCGGGCGCTGACGCGGCCTCGCTGCTCTTCCTGCGCTTCACGCTGGCGGGACTGATTCTGGCCGGCGCCATGGGGGTGCGGCGCCAGCGGCTGCCGTCCCGGAAGATGTTGCTGAGCCTGATAGGGCTGGGCGCGGTGTTCTACGTGAGCGAGGCGGGCGCGTACTTCGTGGCCCTCCAGCACGCGCCCGCGGGGCTGGTGGCCCTCCTGCTGTACTCGTTCCCCGCGCTGGTGGCGCTGCTCCAGCGCTTCTTCTTCCACGAGCGCCTGGGCCGCGTGAAGTGGCTGGCCGTGGCGATGGCGCTGGGCGGCACGGTGCTGACGGCGGACCTGTCCCAGGGAGGAGCGAAGCCGCTGGGCGTCATGCTGGGCCTGCTGTCGGCGCTCCTGTATGCCGTCTACGTCGTCCTCAGCGCGAAGGTGGCGGGCCAGGCGGGGCCCCTGGCCTCCAGCACCATCATCCTCTGCTCCGCGGGGGCCTCGCTGGGCCTGCTGGTGCTGGCACGGGGCCCGGCCTTCCCCACCACGGCCACGGGCTGGGGGGCCGTGGTAGCGCTGGCGCTGGTGTCCACCGTGGCGGCGGTGCTCCTCTTCTTCGTGGGCATGGCGCGCATCGGCCCGGTGAACACGTCGCTGGTGTCCACCATGGAGCCGCTGACGGCGGTGGTGCTCAGCGCCATCTTCCTCGGCGAGCGGCTGAGCACCCGGCAGATGCTGGGCGGCCTGCTCATCCTCACCGCCGCGGTGATGCTGGCCCGCGCCGACGCGTCCCAGCCCGAGGCGGCGGGCCCAACGAAGGGCGGCCCGTCACCCGGGACGGCGGGGCCCGGGTAG
- a CDS encoding rhodanese-like domain-containing protein, which produces MTPQELSQKARQLVAEGAVLLDVRTPQEFQQGHPEAARNIPVQELPRRLSEVGPPGTRVVVYCAAGGRSAQAVQLLRAGGYTDVFDLKSVNYW; this is translated from the coding sequence ATGACGCCTCAGGAACTGTCCCAGAAGGCCCGGCAGCTCGTCGCGGAAGGCGCGGTGCTGCTGGACGTGCGCACCCCGCAGGAATTCCAGCAGGGTCACCCCGAGGCCGCGCGCAACATCCCCGTGCAGGAGCTGCCCCGGCGCCTGTCCGAGGTGGGCCCGCCCGGCACGCGCGTGGTGGTGTACTGCGCCGCGGGCGGCCGCAGCGCCCAGGCCGTGCAGCTGCTGCGCGCCGGTGGCTACACGGACGTCTTCGACCTCAAGTCCGTGAACTACTGGTAG